The window TCCTTAGCATTCTCACTGCAAGATACTCTTTCGACGACTTCATCGTGTCACTTCCTAGAAAGATGATTTTGGCTCTAACCATTCTGTTCATCGCTATCGCGGCAATGCTTATTGCATTCACCACTGCGCTTTTTGCGTCGATGCGTAAAAGGCCAATTCTTGTAGTCTCCGTGGTGCCACTCGCTTATATTCCTGGCGTTCTCTTCTTGATATTGCAATATTCCCTATTCAAGGAGATGATTTCTTTCACGTACGGCAAAGGACTATTTCACCGCAATACGAAACGCTGGTTTTAAAGAATAGcctatatgtaaatttattgcACAAGGATCTAGCGGATACCTAAAAGATATGGTCATATATATGGTACTAACGAAAGTTAAATGGAAATGTATTGTATGGGAGATTTTGGTTTCAATTCCATAGAATTTTGGAAATCgaaagaatatttttaaaagagaaaatgtcaaaatataGGAAAATGTTTTCTACTTTTCTTGGTCCGGCACAAAGAAGATCAGTATCATATTCAgatattcttattattaaaatGAGTCGCTTAGACAATGTAGTTGGTTCGAAAGATCATCATGATGTTGGGTTTTGACTCGTTCGGTGGCTACACTAAAGGACACAGGAAGGCTAAAGGCACTACACTGGCCAAGTTCAAGCCATGGCCCTTTGAGAGCTAAGGCCTAACGAAATCAATTCTTTGGCTTTGGATGGTATAGTGCCGTAGGTTGTCATCACCACAagaacctatatatatattgaaaaaagaaagtgaTGGTACCTAGTTTGAAGACATAAAACTGTTTGCTTCTCTTATTTGGGAATGTTTTATTTCAAGGCACCAGAAGAGTACAATGTACTAATAATGGAAATGAGAGGTATCCAAAGGAATAGATGGATACCCTTATCAAATCATTAATACTATAATGAGACTGCCATTACAAGTAGGAAAAATCAAATTCTTTAAGAGAGTCTATTCGTCAATAGACCTTATTGTTGTCTACAAGCATAATATACCGACCAGATGCCTAGAGAACATTTAAACAACTTTCAGTAGGATACATACAGAACACAAAAGTTGGTTTATAAACACCAGCATAAAGGATGCACATAGCGGAGTTATATCTTTTGACCATAGTCTCTGATTAGCCTAAATCGTTGTTACCTTCACAGACTGCTAGCATCAGAAGCAATAGCCTCACCGCGATAAACTCTCCATGGTCCTCGATAGAATACAGGCTTCATCAGAGGCACCGTTTTCCCCGGGTGCTCTTCCCAAAACTTCTCCTGTTTTACATTAAAAGTTCacactagaaaaaaaaaacaagagagagcATAACCTAATGGATTAGATTAGATACTAATCAAGAAACCTAATGAAAAGTCCCATGAAGAAACAATTCAAGTCTAGCTTTTTAATTCTTGATCACGAAATCGACAATCATCAAatctcagcaatgaagcatttcCAATTTCATCACATTTTTGGACCCTTAAACACGCAGAATCAGATTAGAACCGACAAAATCTAGCCTCACCTTGTAGAGTTGCTCTGTAACTGCAGCGCCGATGACGCCGGTGTAAAAGGCGGCGACATAGATCGTAATCAGAGCCGTGAAGGTTTTTGGTCGGCGGTAAGGTTCGATCATTTCCCAAACAGCGAATCTCTCGAACTTGTTGTACTTATAATCAGCGTATTTCCTCCATAGTTGGCTCCACACTCCTCCTTGCATCTCTCAAATCTTCGCCGATCTTTTGGATTTTTGCTGTTTCGCGGCGGCGCCTGAGATAAAATTTGCCTTTCTTTAGGCTTTAATTTTCATCTACCGATGGGCCGTAAAAATAGTTTCATTATTGGGCCTAAGATCCAATTCAATAGCGCTTAACGGAGACCCGATTAGCTCAACAACTTATTTTATGTGtcctaaaaggctaaaacaGAGTTTGTCACCAAAATTCTCTACAAGAACAATGACCATCACTGAAATGGTGAAACCTATTAACATCTCTAACAATGATTAATCTTCCTGTAGCCATTGATGCAGCCTTCATGAATTCATGGCAATCCACACATATCCTCAGATTCTTCATGATCCTCACAATAGAACCCTCTGGTAaacacattaaaccaaaaaccaaagccAGCTTCTCACTGTGCTGCAACAAAAGCTCCTCTTTCTTCCCTATCTCCACATCGTGCAGCTCGTGTTCTATGCTTGGTTTGTATCCAAACTTCCTCAGTTCAATCACCAGATTTTCTAACGTCGAACTGATCTCACGGATTCTCGGATGACCGCTTTCTCCCACGCTAAAAGTGTGGACCTTGTCCTTAATTTCAATCCAACTTTTTCCTCTTACTTTTTTAACGTCGCTGTCCCTGAGAAGCTTCCTTGATTTGGCGATTTCATCCCACTGTTTGTTTGCCGCGTATATATTGGATAGTAAGACATGATTACCAGCATTTTCTGGTTCTAATTCGAATAGTTTCTTGGCTGCAACTTCTGCTAGCTCGAGGTTTTTGTAGACTctacaagaagcaagaagagaaCCCAAAATGGAAGCAGTAGGGTCGAAAGGAATAGACTTTATCAACTCATATGCTTCAGACAGTAGCCCAGCGCGACCAAAGATATCAACCATACAGGAGTAATGAACCACATTTGGCGATAAACCGTACGTGGTTTTCATGAGTTTGAAAAATCTCCTTCCTTCTTCGACCAAACCAGTGTGACCACAAACAGATAACAAGGAACTAAAAGTAACCTCATTTGGGTGCATTCCATCTTGCTGCATTTTCTCAAACAAGATCATCACTTCCTTAGGACGAGCATGCTTTGCAAACCCTGAGATGATCGTGTTCCAAAGCTCGATATTCTTCTCTTTCACTTCCGTGAATATAATATAGGACTCTCTCAAGCTTCCGCATTTAGCATACATATCAACTGCAGCGGATGCCACAAAGACATTAAAACCAAACCCAGACTTATGTATAACAGCATGCATCTGTCTCCCTTCTATTAAAGCTGCCAGATTTGAACAAGCGCAAATTACTGAAGATAAAGTAAACTGATTCTGCTCTAGACTCATTCTCTGAACTCGACGATAAAGAAGGAGAGCCTCTTCATAATTCTTGTTTTGAACATAGCCTGCCACCATAGAACTCCATGTAACTGAACTCTTGTCCTGCATAGACTCAAAAACCTGCACTGCGTCCTTGATCATCCCGCATTTTGCATAAAGATCAACCAATGCAGTACCAACGTACAAATTTAATTCAAGAGATGTCTTCACTGACAAACAATGCAATTTTTTGCATTCCAAGGCATCACAATTTGCCCCACAAGCAGAAAGAACACTAGAGATCGTGAATTCGCTAAACTTAAACCCTTCATTTCGCATCTCCAAGAAAAGATCCAATGCTTCTGACTCCATTCTGTTCCGAGTATACAAACCAATCATTGTGTTCCAAGAAACCAAGCTTCTATCAAGCATTCCATCGAACACTTGGCGAGCAAGATTCACAAAGCCACACTTGGAGTAAGCATTAATAAGAACATTCCACACAGTAACATCTCCCTGCAACTCGATACGTATGATCCTCCCGTGGCAAGCTTTTGCTTCCATAACAGATCTGTTTCTAGCATAGAGCTGCAAGATTTCGTAAACCACGTTACGATTTGAAAACTCATTGTTATATCGTTCAGGTGATACTTCCTCCTGCTCATAATTGGCGCACACGGAGATGTATCGGGATAGAGATGTCGTGTGGCTTATTCTTGGCAAGATCTTGCATCGGATCAAGAAGTTCACCGTGAAACCAAGTGTGTTCCTCCTTGGTAGCGACAGAGACAACATACTTAGTTTTGGGCCTAAATGTCTAAAGTGTAGtacttttgaatattattaatgGGCTTTTTCTCAagtccattcttttttttactgTGTTATACAATTacgagtcttttttttttttttttgataggaaTGTGAATATTCATATTAAATGAAATGTTTGAGGTTATACAAAAATGCCACCTAAGAGTTTTGTAACCttgccaaaaaagaaataaaaaacaagggttacaaaagaaagttgaagaagaaatcaacagATAGTAGCTATTCAGTCCAGAGGGCCATGAGATTCCTGAAATGCTTCCGGGTTTCTCTGGCAGTGATGGTATCGCGAATCTCCCTCTCGATGTCTACAAAGAGAGCAGCAGGGGTGAGAGAGCGTTGGTTGTGGAGGATATTATTCCTGAGCTTCCAGAGGTGGTACACCACAGCTTGACTAGCGAGCTTCCGGATAATTGGGGGAGCAGAATCCGTCTTGATTCTTGTCCAGGCAATAAGGGATGCCCAAGTATGGAAACCAATTTGGTTCAGGTGGAGGTGAGATTGGAGCCTTGCCCATATCTGGTCGCTAAACGGACATGTTAAAAACAAATGCGTGTGTGACTCGTCATAGGTAGAACAAAGGCAGCAGGTGGTGGGTGTTGGTATTCCCCAGCAAAGTAGAAAAGTAGCTATAGCTACTGGAACTGAATGATTGTAGTCTAAAAACTTAGTGAGATTTATCTTTATCTACCTTAGTTTAactgaaaaataatttgtgatAAAGATATAATAATCTACAACAATTGGTGAAAGAAAGCACATATATAAGATTTTGCGATTCCCGTATTGTATGATTAAGAATGTTGAAATATGAGTAAAAGACCAACTTGACGACAAGATTATCACATCATGGAATAGAATGGAATGTCTTAACTttatttatgacttttttttttgattaataaaaatgtggAAGGTATTGCAAGTTGCCAAAGTTTTTGCTGTTTGGTGAGAATCTAAAATCAAactcttatctttctttcttcctatCTTTCCtcttatgatttcttttttctttttggagagcactgcttttatatgtaaagAGTGTGTTTCTTTCAAGTGAATGTCAAAGCTCATGAGAAGTCGGGGAAAAAAATTCGTGACAAAAATGtcaacaaaaagtgaaaagaattAGATTAGACCTATCGAGCTAGCTATACTGATTAGTGGACTCACTCGATCTTGCTACACAACTTGTCTTAGATTGTGCTTTGAATGGTTTAAAAGAGGTTGACATTTTCGTGGTCccataaattatttaatcaagGATTAGGCTATAGATTTACTTCATTTAATCTACTACATTTTAGAAACATTACCGCAAATCATACTACAGTAATAATTATTCCCAAATCCAAGATactattttgttagttttagaCTTAAGATAGGTTCTTACATAGccgttgaaaaacaaaatacatgttgtctttgtaaaactaaaaaaaaaaaaaaaatgaaataaatattggTAGTTAAGTTAATCCAATGTAGAAAGTAGCATTAAGGTTTGTAATTTAGGATCAATGAAAATTCAAAAGAGAACACCTCACGCTTAGATTTGAACCCTTTTGCAGAGGGAACTCATTGCTTTATAGTAAAGCGGTGTTTCTAGAAAGACATCAAATCTTTGTATTGCCGCCAATAGAATCACATCTTGCTATTGGCAGAataatgtcaaaaaaaacaaatccatatatacataaaatatatgaaaataagttTCCAACAATGTGATGATCTTGAAAATAATGGCCTTTTCTTAATTTGGACCCCATCCTTAAGAATATAGtcaccaaaaagagagagaatacaAGCAAGTGTCGTCTCCCACTAAAACACAGTTATTTTTAGATTCGAGATATATATCATCcacttcaaaaaataatatataaatgtaattatgaatattatcCTGATCAAACAGCTCACATAATTATTGGGATGTTcattagtaaaaaataattgGACTGATTATACGAATTGAGATCACAGATTCGATCCTAGCTTACACATTCCTGatctatataaaaactaaaaagaaaataaaaaactaaagacATCTTTAATAAAAAACTACTGATAGTTTTAGTGTAGTGCCTAAACTTTAATATGAATATTTGTTTATCTAATTGAGTACCCTGCAGAACTGCAGAACTGtcgaaataatatatttagtatcCTAACTAGAAACCTAATTAAGGTTGTCAAAACACAGAATTGCTGTGAATGTTTTCTTATATTCATATCAAACGTTTAGAGTACAATATATAGGCTAGCAATAGCTTGAGCCTTAAGTAAATAGATAAGATCAAATCTAACAAATATTGGTAATCCTAATCCTCCcaatatttgtatatatcttCTCCTATTACTCCCCCTTAAGATGGCGAGTGTGGATATCCCGAACTCCCATCTTGCCAAGTAGATAAATGAACTGAGCTCGTCCTAATGCCTTTGTCAAGAAGTCGGCTACTTGTTCCTTAGTGGCGACAGACACAGGAGTGAGTTCACCCGATTGAAATGCATCATGGATGATATGACAGTCATTCTCTATGTGCTTCGTGCGTTCGTGAAAGACTGGATTCTTCAAAATCTTGATAGCTGCCTCATTGTCACAGTAAAAAGAAACCGGGTCCGGATGACGAATGTGAAAGACAGGAAGCAACTCCATGAGCCATTGTATCTCGGAGTAGGTAAAAGACATCGACCTGTATTCAGCTTCAGCGGAGGAACGAGAGACAGTCTTCTGTTTCTTAGTTTTCCAGGACACCGGAGAATCCCCCAAAAGGACAGCATAACCAGTGATAGAGCGCCTAGTGAGTGGACACGCCGAGTAAGCGGCATCACAATAAGCATTAACATGAAGATCCTTATTGGAACTGAGGAAAATGCCTTGGCCAAGAGTTCCCTTAAGGTACTTGACAACACGAACCGCAGCAAACCAATGACGTGCACGAGGTTTAGCAACGAACTGAGCAAGTAGATGGACAGCATAACTCAAATCCGGACGAGTAACGGACAAATAAACAAGGCAACCCACTAGACAGCGATAACAAGACGGATTGTCAAACAAGGGACCGTTGTCACGAGCTAGATTATGATTCTGTTCCAAAGGAGTATCATAAGGGCAACAACCAGTCAGACCACACTCAGCAACAATATCCAATGCATATTTCCGTTGACAAACAGAAATCCCATCGTTGTTGCGGGAGATTTCCAATCCAAGAAAATACTTTAGCTCCCCGAGATCCTTCATAAGGAAACAGTCACTGAGATATGCTTTAAATTTCATGATAAGAGCAGAATCATTCCCACTGATGATCAAATCGTCGACATAGACAAGCACATAGAGACACGACGAACCATGATGATAAGAGAACAAAGAGTAGTCCTTCTTATtttgaacaaaaccaaacttgagCAAAGAATCAGAAAGTTTGGCAAACCAACAGCGCGGAACTTGCTTAAGGCCGTAAAGAGATTTGCGCAGACGACAAACTTTGTTTGGATCACTCGAAGTATAACCAGGAGGAAGTTTCATATAAACCTCTTCCTCGAGATCACCATGAAGGAAGGCATTATTAACGTCCATTTGATATAATTCCCAATTATTAGCAGCAGCACACTTGAGGAAGACACGCATAGTAGTCATCTTGACAACCGGAGCAAAGGTTTCGTCGTAGTCGAAGCCTTCTTTTTGTCGATTGCCACAGACAACCAAACGGGATTTGTGTCGTTCTAAGGTGCCATCAGAGCGcaatttaacttttaaaacccATTTGCAATCAATGGCACGTTTACCAGGAGGTAAATCCGTGACATCCCACGTTCGAAGTTGTTCCAAAGCGGTAATCTCAGCCTTGGAAGACAAACGCCAATGCTCATGTTTCATTGCCTCTTTAAAAGTCCGGGGTTCTGTATAGAGATCAACAACAGCCAAAAAAGCTTTGTGCGAAACAGAGAATCTATCAAGAGTCATAAAAGCTGACAACGGATAGAGACACTTACTTGAGGACTTTGATAGAGTAGGAGAAACGCAGGGAGGAGGTTTATCATTGATGATGGCTGTGTTGGTGACATACGGTTCAAGACGTGTGGACGGTCGTTTTACACGATGACCACGACCAAGTGCTTCATCTGCAACAGGCAGTGGTTCATGTTGTTCGGGGACAGTAGCAGGCAAAGACGGATCCGTATCAGGTACTACTGACGGTTCCGTAGAAGGCAATACCGACGGTGGAGGTGGCATAGGAGCAGGAGAAGGAGAAGTAGACTCCCCCTCAAGCACAACGTCCTCCGCCGGAACATCAACAAGACACGGCTCATGAGAAAGCACCGTAGTGTTTTGACGACCAAACATATCACTGGACGGAGAAGGATGTGAGACCTCAAACGGAAAAACATTCTCGTAGAACTGAACATCTCTTGAAACAAATACAGCCTGTGTCTTGAGATCAAGAACAAGCCAGCCCTTCTTACCAAAAGGGTAACCAAGAAATACACAACGAGAACTCCTTTCTGCAAACTTATCTCCGACTTTAGGCATTCTAGTTGCATAACAGAGACAGCCAAAAATGCGAAGAGTAGAGTAATCAGGAGGTCGTTGGTATAAAAGTTCATACGGAAACTTGCCATTAAGAAGCAGAGAAGGCGTCCGATTGATCAGGAAACATGCAGCCTGAATACTTTCTCCCCAATACTTGATAGGAAGATGTGATTGGAATAACAGAGCTCGTGCAATGTTGAGTATATGTCTATGTTTTCGCTCCACCcgtccattttgttgtggtgtataaACACATGATGTGTGATGAGTTATACCATGTTCTGCGAAATACGAACGCAAGGGTAAGAACTCAGTACCATTATCCGAACGAACTGTCTTAACCTGCTTCCCAAATTGTCTTTCAACCCATGAGACAAAATTCTTAACTACAGTGGTGACTGCAGATTTGTCACGCAACAATTGTGTCCACACGGCAcgagaaaaatcatcaacaatggtaAGGAAGTATGTAGAACCACAAGAAGATTTCGTTTGATACGGACCCCAAACATCACAGTGaatcaaactaaataaatcaTCAGCTTTATTAGAACTTTCAGAAAACGAGAAACGAGTCTGTTTTGCTCGATAACAAATATCACAACTTGCTTCTAAGTTACTAACACCAGTAGAAAAATTGCCAAAACCCGAGAGTAAAGTGAGAACTTGAGACAAAGGATGCCCCATTCGCTTGTGCCACAAAGCACGATCATCTAGCTTCCCAATCCAGCATGCTTGAGGAATAACAGCACCAACAAGATGATAAACCCCGTCCCGTGCTTCACCCGCACCAATCAAAGTCCTTGAAGTTTGGCcctgaatcaaacaaaattctTTGGTAAATAACACAGAGCTAGCAATGTCATCAAGTAGTTGAGAGACGGATATTAGAGTAATATGAAGTTCAGGAGCATAGAGCACTCATCGTAGAATCATCTTGCCACCAAGGTTTAAGGTGCCTTGACGTGTA is drawn from Camelina sativa cultivar DH55 chromosome 8, Cs, whole genome shotgun sequence and contains these coding sequences:
- the LOC104709940 gene encoding pentatricopeptide repeat-containing protein At5g04780 gives rise to the protein MLSLSLPRRNTLGFTVNFLIRCKILPRISHTTSLSRYISVCANYEQEEVSPERYNNEFSNRNVVYEILQLYARNRSVMEAKACHGRIIRIELQGDVTVWNVLINAYSKCGFVNLARQVFDGMLDRSLVSWNTMIGLYTRNRMESEALDLFLEMRNEGFKFSEFTISSVLSACGANCDALECKKLHCLSVKTSLELNLYVGTALVDLYAKCGMIKDAVQVFESMQDKSSVTWSSMVAGYVQNKNYEEALLLYRRVQRMSLEQNQFTLSSVICACSNLAALIEGRQMHAVIHKSGFGFNVFVASAAVDMYAKCGSLRESYIIFTEVKEKNIELWNTIISGFAKHARPKEVMILFEKMQQDGMHPNEVTFSSLLSVCGHTGLVEEGRRFFKLMKTTYGLSPNVVHYSCMVDIFGRAGLLSEAYELIKSIPFDPTASILGSLLASCRVYKNLELAEVAAKKLFELEPENAGNHVLLSNIYAANKQWDEIAKSRKLLRDSDVKKVRGKSWIEIKDKVHTFSVGESGHPRIREISSTLENLVIELRKFGYKPSIEHELHDVEIGKKEELLLQHSEKLALVFGLMCLPEGSIVRIMKNLRICVDCHEFMKAASMATGRLIIVRDVNRFHHFSDGHCSCREFW
- the LOC104708641 gene encoding uncharacterized protein At4g29660-like: MQGGVWSQLWRKYADYKYNKFERFAVWEMIEPYRRPKTFTALITIYVAAFYTGVIGAAVTEQLYKEKFWEEHPGKTVPLMKPVFYRGPWRVYRGEAIASDASSL